TTTTGTTGGCCGGGTTGACCATTTTGAGATTGAACCGATGGTTGTCCCATTTGTCCTCAAGGGGGCCTTCGGGAATTTTTGCGTCGGGAAGCATCCTGATTCCTTTCTAAAAGATTCCGTATCTGAAAATGTTTTCGCCGGGGTCAGGCCGAAAACGACATGAAAATGGGGATGAGGCCGAAGCCGATCCCCACCGCCAGGCTGAATAATATTCCGATCCCCTTGATGGCGGGCATATACCGGGGATGGTGGGCGCCCAGGGTCTGGAAGGCGCTCCAGAAGCCGTGGCTGATGTGGAGCGCCGCCGCGATGACCGCGATCACATAGGCGATGACGTATCCGGCCCGGGAAAACACCTGGGCCGCGATGTCGAAAACCGTTGTCCCCTCCCGGGGGGCGAAGTGAAAATCCATCAGATGAAAAATGATGAAAAGGGCCATGATCAGCCCGGTGTAGGGCATGGTGGCGGAGCCCGGGGTTCTGCCGCC
The DNA window shown above is from Candidatus Desulfarcum epimagneticum and carries:
- a CDS encoding Succinate dehydrogenase gives rise to the protein MLFNLFRTSVGKKIIMSATGLCFCGFIAIHLFGNLMIYGGKSLFNAYVKALHSLGALITVFEFILLALALLHVTAGAVIFVQNLRARPRRYFKNKSSGGRTPGSATMPYTGLIMALFIIFHLMDFHFAPREGTTVFDIAAQVFSRAGYVIAYVIAVIAAALHISHGFWSAFQTLGAHHPRYMPAIKGIGILFSLAVGIGFGLIPIFMSFSA